A region from the Kryptolebias marmoratus isolate JLee-2015 linkage group LG9, ASM164957v2, whole genome shotgun sequence genome encodes:
- the slc16a2 gene encoding monocarboxylate transporter 8 has translation MGTNGLDSPTQPSGEASRTEQQPASGAHMEPRDAPLGADGQPAEQVEDGSKPPLSPDADGEEAGLQVEIHDHGAGAGAGAGFVPPEGGWGWVVVLAATWCNGSIFGIQNSFGILHSMLLEEYSDREDSTLQFKVAWVGSLAMGMIFLCSPVVSMFTDHFGCRKTAVSGAVVAFIGLLSTSFAKNLILRYFTYGILFGCGSSFAFQPSLVILGHYFRHRLGLANGVVTAAASLFTIGLPILLDKAIGPLGLSRTFQILSLFMLVQALLALTYKPLLPAGGGMGPPGMGPRPTESQTQAAGSTNKWSKAMARVRKYFNLRVFRILTYRVWAFGVATAVLGYFVPYIHLIDFVKEKFADNEKHWVLLVCIGASSGVGRLAFGKIGDLIPGLRKIYMQVVSFIVLGLMSILIPQCSTFVALAVVCVFLGLCDGCFLTMMAPIAFELVGPMQASQAIGYLLGLMAIPMTAGPPIAGLLRSALGNYTVAFSLAGVPPMIGGMVLFFVPLIHDRLQRGRAPAEETSTTSHMLPAASPAGEPKSCINGDLLPGYTDVETHI, from the exons ATGGGGACCAACGGGTTAGACAGTCCAACGCAGCCGTCCGGCGAGGCGTCCCGGACGGAGCAGCAGCCGGCTTCAGGCGCTCACATGGAGCCGAGGGATGCTCCACTCGGGGCCGACGGGCAGCCGGCGGAGCAGGTCGAGGACGGGTCCAAGCCTCCCCTCTCTCCCGACGCAGACGGGGAAGAAGCCGGGCTCCAGGTGGAGATCCACGACCACGGAGCCGGAGCTGGAGCCGGAGCCGGGTTCGTCCCGCCCGAGGGAGGCTGGGGCTGGGTCGTGGTCCTCGCGGCCACATGGTGCAACGGGTCCATCTTCGGGATCCAGAACTCTTTTGGGATTTTGCACTCGATGCTGCTGGAGGAGTACTCGGACAGGGAAGACAGCACTCTGCAGTTCAAAGTGG CCTGGGTGGGGTCCCTGGCCATGGGCATGATCTTCTTGTGCTCCCCTGTGGTCAGCATGTTCACTGACCACTTCGGCTGCAGGAAGACGGCCGTCAGTGGGGCGGTGGTGGCTTTTATAGGGCTGCTCAGCACATCGTTTGCAAA GAACTTGATCCTTCGCTACTTCACATATGGGATATTGTTTGGCTGCGGCTCCTCCTTCGCCTTCCAGCCCTCGTTGGTGATCCTCGGGCACTACTTCCGGCACCGCCTGGGCCTGGCCAATGGTGTGGTGACGGCCGCGGCCAGCCTCTTCACCATAGGCCTGCCGATCTTACTGGACAAGGCGATCGGACCTCTCGGTCTCAGCAGAACCTTCCAGATTCTCAGCCTCTTCATGCTGGTCCAGGCCCTGCTGGCGTTAACGTATAAACCCTTGCTGCCCGCCGGAGGGGGCATGGGCCCGCCAGGCATGGGGCCCCGTCCTACTGAGTCCCAAACCCAGGCTGCGGGGAGCACGAACAAATGGAGCAAGGCCATGGCCAGAGTTAGGAAGTACTTTAACCTGCGTGTGTTTCGCATCCTGACGTACCGGGTGTGGGCGTTTGGCGTAGCAACAGCTGTGTTGGGATACTTTGTGCCATATATCCACCTG ATAGACTTTGTGAAGGAGAAGTTTGCAGACAATGAAAAGCACTGGGTGCTGCTGGTTTGCATCGGAGCTTCATCTGGAGTGGGACGCCTTGCTTTTGGGAAAATCGGCGACCTCATTCCTGGTTTGCGGAAGATCTACATGCAG GTGGTGTCCTTCATAGTTCTGGGCCTGATGTCCATCCTGATTCCTCAGTGCTCGACGTTTGTCGCGCTGGCGGTGGTGTGCGTGTTCTTGGGGCTGTGCGACGGATGCTTTCTCACCATGATGGCTCCCATAGCCTTTGAGCTGGTCGGGCCCATGCAGGCATCGCAGGCCATAGGTTACCTTCTAGGCCTCATGGCTATCCCCATGACTGCAGGCCCACCCATCGCTG GTCTTCTCCGCTCCGCCTTGGGCAATTACACAGTAGCTTTCTCCCTGGCGGGGGTCCCTCCTATGATTGGGGGCATGGTGCTCTTCTTTGTGCCCCTGATACACGACAGGCTCCAGCGAGGCCGGGCGCCCGCGGAGGAGACGTCCACGACCTCCCACATGTTGCCCGCCGCCTCGCCAGCAGGGGAACCCAAGAGCTGCATCAACGGAGACCTCCTGCCTGGTTACACTGACGTAGAGACCCACATCTGA